Proteins from one Pseudarthrobacter sp. BIM B-2242 genomic window:
- the urtC gene encoding urea ABC transporter permease subunit UrtC, producing the protein MKTLLRGPVGTAAGFTLGAVLLLGVAPAILPAFNLGLLGKFLCFAIVAVGIGLAWGRGGMLTLGQGVFFGLGAYIMAMHMKLADASLFGGSGVPDFMSLYGSGEVPGWWEPFRSPAVTLLAVVLVPGLVALVLGLAIFKRRVKGAYFAILSQALAAAFAVFLIGQQATTGGSNGLNGFRSFFGFDLKDPNNKLMLYMIAAVVLLLSLAVARELMHSRFGELLVAVRDQEERVRFLGYDPATVKTVIYVVAAVLAGVAGALFVPLVGIISPADVGVIPSIAFLIGVAIGGRATLLGPVVGAVCVAAAQSGLSSTFPSFWVYFQGLLFVLVIGFMPGGLASLPALVRRRREVPRGAQPPVPDPPAPGPVKPDPDVPNPAAHGRATAPEEVSR; encoded by the coding sequence ATGAAAACACTCTTGCGCGGCCCGGTGGGAACCGCAGCCGGATTCACCCTGGGGGCGGTCTTGCTCCTGGGCGTTGCCCCCGCGATCCTTCCGGCGTTCAACCTGGGCCTGCTGGGGAAGTTCCTCTGCTTTGCCATCGTGGCGGTGGGCATCGGCCTGGCCTGGGGACGCGGCGGCATGCTGACCCTGGGGCAGGGGGTGTTTTTCGGACTTGGCGCCTACATCATGGCCATGCACATGAAACTGGCCGACGCATCACTGTTCGGCGGTTCCGGAGTGCCGGACTTTATGTCGCTGTACGGCAGCGGGGAGGTGCCCGGCTGGTGGGAACCGTTCCGGAGCCCGGCGGTGACGCTCCTGGCCGTGGTCCTGGTTCCGGGGCTGGTGGCACTCGTGCTGGGCCTGGCGATCTTCAAGCGCCGCGTGAAAGGCGCCTATTTTGCGATCCTCAGCCAGGCCCTCGCGGCCGCCTTCGCTGTGTTCCTGATCGGCCAGCAGGCCACAACCGGCGGTTCCAACGGACTCAACGGCTTCCGGTCCTTCTTCGGGTTTGACCTGAAGGACCCGAACAACAAGCTCATGCTGTACATGATCGCGGCGGTGGTGCTCCTGCTCTCGCTCGCCGTTGCCCGGGAGCTGATGCACAGCCGGTTCGGCGAGTTGCTGGTTGCCGTGCGCGACCAGGAGGAACGCGTCCGGTTCCTGGGCTACGACCCGGCCACCGTCAAAACCGTCATTTACGTGGTGGCTGCTGTGCTGGCCGGCGTTGCCGGAGCGCTGTTCGTCCCGCTCGTCGGGATTATCTCGCCGGCGGATGTGGGTGTGATCCCCTCCATCGCGTTCCTGATCGGTGTCGCAATCGGAGGCCGCGCCACTCTGCTGGGACCGGTGGTGGGCGCCGTCTGCGTCGCCGCTGCCCAGTCCGGCCTGTCTTCCACTTTTCCGTCCTTCTGGGTCTACTTCCAGGGCCTGCTGTTTGTCCTGGTCATTGGCTTTATGCCGGGCGGGCTCGCGTCTTTGCCGGCCCTGGTCCGCAGGCGGCGCGAAGTCCCGCGTGGAGCGCAGCCCCCAGTCCCGGATCCGCCAGCGCCCGGGCCGGTTAAGCCGGACCCCGATGTGCCGAATCCTGCAGCTCACGGCAGGGCAACAGCGCCTGAGGAGGTCAGCAGATGA
- the urtB gene encoding urea ABC transporter permease subunit UrtB: MELLIGQMFAGLSLGSVLLLAALGLSLTFGQMGVINMAHGEFMMAGAYTAFVVQQAISDAGASLLVSIPAGFLVGGVLGLVLEAVLLRRMYHRPLDTLLVTFGVALILQQAARDIFGAPSVDVRAPAWLQGNIELLGAPIPLTRLFILGLSLLCLAGLVLLLKATPLGRRIRAVVLNRDLAETSGVSTRRSDQLTFFIGSGLAGIAGVAVTLIGSTSPYLGTNYIVDAFLVVVAGGIGQIKGAVIAAFALGVLQSVFEYSTTASIGKVLILIVIVVFLQLRPQGIFSLITRSLA, translated from the coding sequence ATGGAACTCCTGATAGGGCAGATGTTCGCCGGACTCAGCCTTGGCTCCGTGCTGCTCCTGGCGGCGCTGGGACTGTCGCTGACCTTTGGCCAGATGGGGGTCATCAACATGGCCCACGGGGAGTTCATGATGGCCGGGGCCTACACGGCCTTTGTGGTCCAGCAGGCCATCTCCGACGCCGGCGCATCGCTGCTGGTGTCCATTCCTGCAGGCTTCCTGGTGGGAGGTGTCCTGGGGCTGGTGCTCGAGGCGGTGCTGTTGCGCCGCATGTACCACCGGCCCCTGGATACCCTCCTGGTCACCTTCGGGGTGGCGCTGATCCTTCAGCAGGCCGCACGTGACATCTTCGGTGCACCCAGCGTGGACGTCCGGGCACCCGCGTGGCTGCAGGGGAACATCGAGCTGCTGGGCGCCCCCATCCCGCTGACCCGGCTCTTTATCCTGGGCCTTTCGCTGCTGTGCCTGGCCGGCCTGGTCCTTCTCCTGAAAGCCACCCCGCTAGGGCGCCGCATCCGGGCTGTTGTCCTGAACCGCGACCTCGCCGAAACGTCCGGGGTCTCCACCCGGCGCAGCGACCAGCTGACGTTCTTCATCGGTTCCGGCCTGGCCGGTATCGCCGGTGTCGCCGTCACCCTCATTGGCTCAACAAGCCCGTACCTGGGCACCAACTACATTGTGGACGCCTTCCTGGTGGTGGTGGCAGGAGGCATCGGCCAGATCAAGGGGGCCGTCATCGCCGCCTTTGCCCTGGGCGTGCTTCAGTCCGTCTTTGAATACTCGACGACGGCCAGCATCGGCAAAGTCCTGATCCTGATCGTGATTGTGGTGTTCCTGCAGCTTCGGCCGCAGGGCATTTTCAGCCTCATAACGAGGAGCCTGGCATGA
- the urtA gene encoding urea ABC transporter substrate-binding protein, whose amino-acid sequence MRVTVTKRAFLPLAAAAMATVLAGCGSQIADPASAGSTASSGTSCVNTSGSSIKVGFINSLSGTMAISESTVFDSLSLAAEEINASGGVLGKQLEVISEDGASEPTKFAERAGKLIQQDCTAAVFGGWTSSSRKAMLPVFEANDALLFYPVQYEGLESSKNIFYTGATTNQQIIPALDYLAEQGTKSLFLVGSDYVFPRTANKIIQAYAAAKGIEILGEEYAPLGSTEFSTIVNKVRDSKADAVFNTLNGDSNVAFFRQYKSVGLTADSMPVVSVSIAEEEVPGVGLDNVQGQLTAWDYYQTLDTPANKKFVAAFKAKFGADRVTSDPMEAAYTSLYLWKAMVEKAASFDVDKVQAAADGVTFEAPEGLVTVNGDNNHITKTPRIGKINADGLIDTVWSSPAAVEPDPFLATYDWAKDLAK is encoded by the coding sequence ATGAGGGTTACGGTCACCAAACGCGCGTTCCTTCCCCTGGCGGCGGCCGCCATGGCCACGGTCCTGGCAGGCTGCGGCAGCCAGATTGCGGACCCGGCGTCGGCAGGCTCTACCGCCAGCAGCGGCACGTCCTGTGTCAACACCTCCGGCAGCAGCATCAAAGTGGGGTTCATCAACTCGCTGTCCGGCACCATGGCCATCAGTGAGAGCACGGTCTTCGACTCCCTGTCCCTTGCCGCCGAAGAGATCAACGCTTCCGGCGGCGTCCTGGGCAAACAGCTCGAAGTCATCAGTGAGGACGGCGCCAGCGAACCGACCAAGTTCGCGGAGCGTGCCGGGAAACTGATCCAGCAGGACTGTACCGCCGCGGTGTTCGGCGGGTGGACCTCCTCAAGCCGCAAGGCGATGCTCCCGGTGTTTGAGGCCAACGACGCACTGCTCTTCTACCCCGTGCAGTACGAGGGCCTGGAGTCCTCGAAGAACATCTTCTACACCGGTGCCACCACCAACCAGCAGATCATCCCCGCGCTGGACTACCTGGCGGAGCAGGGAACCAAGTCCCTCTTCCTGGTGGGCAGCGACTACGTCTTCCCGCGGACAGCCAACAAGATCATCCAGGCCTACGCCGCGGCCAAAGGCATCGAAATCCTCGGCGAAGAGTACGCCCCGTTGGGCTCGACGGAATTCTCCACCATCGTCAACAAGGTCCGGGACTCCAAAGCCGATGCAGTCTTCAACACACTTAACGGCGACAGCAACGTGGCATTCTTCCGCCAGTACAAGAGCGTTGGCCTGACAGCGGACAGCATGCCCGTGGTTTCGGTTTCCATCGCCGAAGAGGAAGTTCCCGGCGTCGGCCTGGACAACGTGCAGGGCCAACTGACGGCCTGGGACTACTACCAGACCCTGGATACGCCCGCCAACAAGAAGTTCGTCGCCGCGTTCAAGGCCAAATTCGGCGCCGACCGCGTCACCAGCGACCCCATGGAAGCTGCCTACACGTCGCTGTACCTGTGGAAAGCGATGGTGGAGAAGGCCGCCTCATTCGACGTGGACAAGGTGCAGGCCGCCGCGGACGGGGTTACCTTCGAAGCCCCTGAAGGCCTGGTCACGGTCAACGGGGACAACAACCACATCACCAAAACCCCCCGCATCGGCAAGATCAACGCCGACGGCCTGATCGACACCGTGTGGTCCTCGCCCGCGGCCGTTGAACCGGATCCGTTCCTTGCCACCTACGACTGGGCCAAGGACCTGGCCAAGTAA